A window of Malania oleifera isolate guangnan ecotype guangnan chromosome 5, ASM2987363v1, whole genome shotgun sequence contains these coding sequences:
- the LOC131155933 gene encoding uncharacterized protein LOC131155933, giving the protein MPKAFSQQAKGDGGAAHSSTAESQRRKKEKPTHSFHAASIPAKPLSRSPSPSDSLPSPDLPSLHLSLPSISLKRTSPPLAASSCCNSGESPSCSLSPAAPHLSPVAHSRRLRPPAEKRSSRSILQPPRHSQIQSGGPLCPCSSDEPAIPVTFSSKAEQPSAQLQPLLPLHLPSNLISPFTATSSPQQLEADQPGSSATPAPRPPSSILLSSTHAALLLPSGNPPLWFYFYFYCQDNEGNKNTDEEEAENEEGEEGEEEEEEEEAKNEEEEEEEEEGSQQSRGKGIAVNSDTDFET; this is encoded by the exons gctttctCACAGCAGGCCAAAGGGGATGGGGGCGCTGCGCACAGCAGCACGGCAGAGagccaaagaagaaaaaaagaaaaacccaCGCACTCATTTCACGCCGCCTCCATACCAGCAAAACCACTCTCTCGCTCCCCTTCTCCCTCTGATTCTCTGCCATCACCAGACCTCCCTTCTCTCCATCTCTCCCTTCCCTCAATCTCCCTCAAACGCACCTCGCCTCCCCTTGCCGCCTCTTcctgctgcaactccggcgaGTCACCATCCTGCTCTTTATCCCCTGCCGCACCACACCTCAGCCCCGTCGCTCACTCCCGTCGTCTCCGGCCACCAGCAGAAAAACGCAGCAGCCGCTCCATCCTCCAGCCACCGCGCCATTCCCAGATCCAGTCCGGCGGCCCCTTGTGTCCCTGCAGCTCCGACGAACCTGCAATTCCGGTCACCTTCTCCAGCAAGGCCGAGCAACCCTCTGCACAGCTGCAACCCCTCCTCCCGCTCCATCTTCCATCCAACCTCATCTCTCCATTCACGGCCACCAGCAGTCCTCAACAACTTGAAGCAGACCAGCCGGGCAGCTCTGCAACTCCAGCACCACGGCCACCATCCTCTATCCTGCTCAGCTCCACCCACGCAGCACTGCTGCTGCCTTCCGGCAACCCCCCCCTCT ggttttatttttatttttattgccaag ataaCGAAGGTAATAAGAATACTGATGAAGAAGAAGCAGAAAATGAAGAAGGTGAAGAaggtgaagaagaggaagaagaagaagaagctaagaatgaagaagaggaagaagaagaagaagaaggctcacagCAATCCAGAGGCAAAGGCATTGCTGTAAATAGTGACACAGATTTTGAAACATAG